A region from the Pseudonocardia petroleophila genome encodes:
- a CDS encoding methyltransferase domain-containing protein: MLGQFLVSLAKPPYVAVRRAVTGVLFERRYGVTTAGARSREELGFSDEEYNRYLPAGLTSLRRILRRSEVGSDDVFVDFGSGMGRVVLQAALAYPFRRVVGVELSTELHEIASGNLERNRDRLRTRDVTLVHSDVRDFAIPDDLTVAFLYNPFGGEVFANVVHRLIESADRAPRTLRVIYGNPVEEEALLATGRFEQVRRLSGMRPTREWARSNAFVMYRLVPAPVHRDH, encoded by the coding sequence ATGCTGGGTCAGTTCCTCGTCTCCCTGGCCAAACCGCCGTACGTCGCGGTCAGACGGGCCGTCACCGGCGTGCTGTTCGAGCGCCGCTACGGCGTCACCACGGCGGGGGCGCGCAGCCGGGAGGAGCTCGGATTCTCCGACGAGGAGTACAACCGCTACCTCCCCGCCGGGCTGACCAGCCTGCGCCGGATCCTGCGTCGCAGTGAGGTGGGGTCGGACGACGTCTTCGTCGACTTCGGTTCCGGCATGGGTCGGGTCGTACTGCAGGCCGCGCTCGCGTACCCGTTCCGGCGCGTGGTCGGCGTGGAGCTGTCGACCGAACTGCACGAGATCGCCAGCGGGAACCTCGAACGCAACCGCGACCGCCTGCGCACGCGCGACGTCACGCTCGTCCATTCCGACGTCCGCGACTTCGCGATCCCCGACGATCTGACGGTCGCGTTCCTCTACAACCCCTTCGGCGGGGAGGTGTTCGCGAACGTCGTGCACCGCCTGATCGAGTCGGCGGACCGGGCCCCCCGAACGTTGCGGGTGATCTACGGCAACCCGGTGGAGGAGGAGGCGCTGCTGGCCACCGGCCGGTTCGAGCAGGTGCGTCGGTTGTCCGGCATGCGACCGACCCGGGAGTGGGCGCGCTCCAACGCCTTCGTGATGTACCGACTCGTGCCGGCGCCCGTCCACCGGGACCACTGA
- a CDS encoding nucleotide sugar dehydrogenase, with product MTAPQQPRRVAVIGQGYVGLPLTVRAVEAGFDVVAYDIDKARIDRLRHGLTYIDDVSDAEVAAALATERFHPTAADRDLTGFDVAVVTVPTPLRDGAPDLSYIRAAATTLAPHVRPGCCVVLESTTYPGTTEEVFVPLLEAEGPLRAGRDFHVGYSPERIDPSNPTWNFRNTPKIVSGVDPASAQTVAAFYERLVDRVVPTAGTREAELAKLLENTFRHVNIALVNELAIFCHGMGIDVWSVIDAAGTKPFGFMPFVPGPGVGGHCLPIDPSYLSWQVRRTLGQNFRFVEIANDVNEHMPDYVVTRATAHLNRDRKAVNGSTVLLVGLAYKRNSGDARNSPAITVAHRMVDLGATVLAVDPLIDADQVPTGVVLVECTDERLAAADLIVVLTDHDAVDWALVGRHARRVLDTRHRLDEPGTDRL from the coding sequence ATGACAGCCCCCCAGCAGCCCCGTCGGGTGGCGGTGATCGGGCAGGGCTACGTGGGCCTGCCGCTGACGGTCCGCGCCGTCGAGGCCGGGTTCGACGTGGTCGCGTACGACATCGACAAGGCGCGCATCGACCGTCTACGGCACGGCCTGACCTACATCGACGACGTCAGCGACGCCGAGGTCGCCGCGGCGCTCGCCACGGAGCGGTTCCATCCGACCGCCGCGGATCGGGACCTGACCGGGTTCGACGTCGCGGTCGTGACCGTGCCGACCCCGCTGCGCGACGGCGCACCCGACCTCTCCTACATCCGCGCCGCCGCCACGACACTGGCTCCGCACGTGCGGCCGGGGTGCTGCGTCGTGCTCGAGTCGACCACCTACCCCGGCACGACGGAGGAGGTGTTCGTCCCGCTGCTGGAGGCCGAGGGCCCGCTGCGGGCCGGCCGCGACTTCCACGTCGGCTACAGCCCCGAGCGCATCGACCCGTCCAACCCCACCTGGAACTTCCGGAACACCCCCAAGATCGTCTCTGGGGTCGACCCGGCGTCCGCGCAGACCGTGGCTGCCTTCTACGAGCGGCTGGTGGACCGGGTCGTGCCGACCGCGGGTACCCGGGAGGCGGAGCTCGCGAAGCTGCTGGAGAACACGTTCCGGCACGTCAACATCGCGCTGGTCAACGAGCTGGCCATCTTCTGCCACGGTATGGGGATCGACGTCTGGTCGGTCATCGACGCCGCGGGGACCAAGCCGTTCGGGTTCATGCCGTTCGTCCCGGGACCCGGGGTCGGCGGACACTGCCTGCCGATCGACCCGTCCTACCTCTCGTGGCAGGTGCGGCGGACGCTCGGCCAGAACTTCCGGTTCGTCGAGATCGCCAACGACGTCAACGAGCACATGCCCGACTACGTCGTCACGCGGGCGACCGCGCACCTCAACCGGGACCGCAAGGCCGTCAACGGCAGCACCGTCCTGCTCGTGGGGCTGGCCTACAAGCGCAACTCCGGCGACGCGCGCAACTCCCCCGCCATCACGGTGGCGCACCGCATGGTGGACCTCGGCGCGACCGTGCTCGCCGTCGACCCGCTGATCGACGCCGACCAGGTCCCGACCGGTGTGGTGCTGGTGGAGTGCACGGACGAGCGGTTGGCCGCGGCCGATCTGATCGTCGTCCTCACCGACCACGACGCGGTCGACTGGGCTCTGGTGGGCCGGCACGCCCGTCGTGTGCTCGACACCCGGCATCGGCTCGACGAGCCGGGCACGGATCGGCTGTAG
- a CDS encoding right-handed parallel beta-helix repeat-containing protein, whose product MRRARVGLAVAAVILSACGVPPAPPARPDGCTVEALQPEAARTALDVAAPGTTVCLVGDGFRGIELVVTRSGTPDLPIVLRGDATVVRSVVVDADHVVVEGLTTVGGDGVVLAGSGIVVRDNEVRDSALDGISCERRCGDLVVEGNTVTGTDGSGIIVEGDRIAVRDNTVSGSVRRDAGDADGIRFFGTGIVISGNTVRDIKDDGYDDPPHTDCFQTYDNSRPPTVDVVISGNVCRNVDHQCLIATAEEAGLDGSVGRSHGIVFTDNVCDVEGSQAVLVQWFPGVVVRGSTFSGPGLDRAAIFLDGSTGAGFYGNVVPPTVAAFELDESSRVGFGTDRPTE is encoded by the coding sequence ATGCGGCGTGCACGGGTCGGGCTGGCGGTCGCCGCCGTGATCCTCTCGGCCTGCGGCGTCCCGCCCGCCCCGCCTGCCCGTCCGGACGGGTGCACCGTCGAGGCGCTGCAGCCGGAAGCGGCGCGCACGGCGCTGGACGTCGCCGCCCCCGGCACGACGGTCTGCCTCGTCGGCGACGGGTTCCGGGGCATCGAACTGGTGGTGACGCGGTCCGGTACCCCCGATCTGCCGATCGTGCTGCGAGGGGACGCGACGGTCGTGCGGTCGGTCGTCGTGGACGCCGATCACGTCGTCGTCGAGGGGCTGACGACCGTGGGAGGCGACGGTGTCGTCCTTGCGGGCTCCGGCATCGTGGTGCGGGACAACGAGGTCCGCGACTCGGCCCTCGACGGCATCTCCTGCGAACGCCGCTGCGGCGATCTCGTGGTCGAGGGCAACACGGTGACCGGCACCGACGGCAGCGGGATCATCGTCGAGGGTGACCGGATCGCGGTCCGGGACAATACGGTGAGCGGCTCGGTCCGACGGGACGCCGGGGACGCGGACGGCATCCGGTTCTTCGGCACCGGCATCGTGATCAGCGGCAACACGGTCCGGGACATCAAGGACGACGGTTACGACGACCCCCCGCACACCGACTGCTTCCAGACCTACGACAACAGCCGCCCACCCACCGTCGACGTGGTGATCAGCGGCAACGTGTGCCGCAACGTCGACCACCAGTGCCTCATCGCCACCGCCGAGGAGGCGGGGCTGGACGGCTCGGTCGGCCGGTCGCACGGCATCGTGTTCACCGACAACGTGTGCGACGTCGAGGGCTCGCAGGCGGTGCTGGTCCAGTGGTTCCCCGGTGTTGTGGTGCGCGGCAGCACCTTCTCCGGACCGGGCCTGGACCGGGCCGCGATCTTCCTGGACGGGTCGACGGGGGCCGGGTTCTACGGCAACGTGGTACCGCCCACGGTGGCCGCCTTCGAGCTGGACGAGTCGTCCCGCGTCGGGTTCGGCACGGACCGGCCGACGGAGTAG
- a CDS encoding GNAT family N-acetyltransferase, with translation MNPPAAARVDPRIDPRWATLAAGPGGGLFTSPPWIGAVCETYGFEPTAAVAVDGAGVPTAGLGWVDVDDLRGRRRLALPFCDRADPIVADAAAWAAVSADALAGDLPFTLRCLDGSPAAGDGRLTTTGAAAWHRTPLAGSLEDLHRRFRPQTRRNIATAERAGVQVHLGADIDAVHVYHGLHVALRKHKYRLLAQPRGFLEQIWKAFAPLDGIRTALATVDGRPVAGAMYLVWQDTVYYKFGASEAATLPLRPNDALHWALIRWAHARGLAHLDWGLSDLDQPGLVGYKRKWATEERRILTLNAGGPPLGRRADTERLLGTLTALFTDESVPDAVTARAGAALYGLFC, from the coding sequence GTGAACCCCCCGGCGGCGGCGCGGGTGGACCCGCGCATCGACCCCCGATGGGCGACGCTGGCCGCGGGACCCGGGGGCGGGCTGTTCACCTCGCCGCCGTGGATCGGGGCGGTCTGCGAGACCTACGGGTTCGAGCCGACCGCCGCGGTCGCCGTCGACGGCGCGGGGGTTCCGACGGCGGGCCTCGGCTGGGTCGACGTCGACGACCTGCGCGGACGGCGCCGGCTCGCCCTGCCCTTCTGCGACCGGGCCGACCCGATCGTCGCGGACGCCGCCGCCTGGGCCGCCGTCTCCGCCGACGCACTGGCCGGGGACCTCCCGTTCACGCTCCGTTGCCTCGACGGGTCACCCGCGGCCGGCGACGGGCGGCTGACCACGACCGGTGCGGCGGCGTGGCACCGGACCCCGCTCGCCGGGTCGCTCGAGGACCTGCACCGGCGGTTCCGGCCGCAGACCCGCCGCAACATCGCCACGGCCGAGCGGGCGGGGGTGCAGGTGCACCTCGGTGCCGATATAGACGCGGTGCACGTCTACCACGGTCTGCACGTCGCGCTGCGCAAGCACAAGTACCGGTTGCTGGCCCAGCCCCGCGGGTTCCTCGAGCAGATCTGGAAGGCGTTCGCCCCCCTCGACGGCATCCGCACGGCCCTCGCGACGGTCGACGGGCGTCCCGTGGCCGGCGCGATGTACCTCGTGTGGCAGGACACCGTGTACTACAAGTTCGGGGCGTCGGAGGCGGCGACGCTGCCGCTGCGCCCGAACGACGCTCTGCACTGGGCCCTCATCCGGTGGGCCCACGCCCGCGGGCTCGCGCACCTCGACTGGGGCCTGTCCGATCTGGACCAGCCCGGCCTGGTCGGGTACAAGCGCAAGTGGGCCACCGAGGAGCGGCGGATCCTCACGCTGAACGCAGGCGGTCCGCCGCTGGGGCGGCGCGCCGACACCGAGCGCCTGTTGGGGACGCTCACCGCGCTGTTCACCGACGAATCGGTCCCCGACGCGGTCACCGCGCGGGCCGGGGCCGCCCTCTACGGCCTGTTCTGCTGA
- a CDS encoding glycosyltransferase — translation MTTMFVATTGGHLEQLANLAARIPASAGELWVTHANAQSRSLLSGRDVEFVPYVRVRNLPDVVRCLPSAHRLWRRYDITRVVSTGSGIALGYLPYLAARGVECHYIESAARVAAPSVTGRLLQRVPRVRRYTQYPHWAGSRWSFTGSVFDSYRAEATPRARADVLRAVVTVGTAAEFPFRRLISRLVPLLGPGGAVTAATGLPVEVLWQTGCTPTDGLPIDAVPFLPAVELGAALAAADIVVSHAGTGSALAALAAGRFPVLATRRAALGEAGDDHQGELADELVRRGLAARCEPETLTAADLVASMDTVVRSAHPPAFELAS, via the coding sequence ATGACGACGATGTTCGTGGCCACCACGGGCGGCCACCTCGAACAGCTCGCCAACCTGGCGGCCCGGATCCCGGCCTCGGCAGGCGAGCTCTGGGTCACCCACGCCAACGCGCAGAGCCGTTCCCTGCTGAGCGGGCGGGACGTGGAGTTCGTCCCGTACGTCCGGGTCCGCAACCTGCCGGACGTCGTCCGTTGCCTCCCCAGCGCACACCGCCTGTGGCGGCGGTACGACATCACCCGGGTCGTCTCGACGGGCTCGGGAATCGCACTGGGGTATCTGCCCTACCTCGCAGCACGCGGGGTCGAGTGCCACTACATCGAGAGCGCGGCCCGAGTGGCCGCGCCGTCGGTCACCGGAAGGCTCCTGCAGCGCGTCCCGCGCGTCCGGCGCTACACCCAGTACCCGCACTGGGCGGGATCCCGGTGGAGCTTCACGGGCAGCGTGTTCGACAGCTACCGGGCCGAGGCGACGCCGCGGGCCCGCGCCGACGTGCTCCGGGCGGTGGTCACCGTGGGCACCGCGGCCGAGTTCCCGTTCCGCCGCCTGATCAGCCGTCTCGTGCCGCTGCTCGGCCCGGGCGGTGCGGTCACCGCCGCGACCGGCCTCCCCGTGGAGGTGCTCTGGCAGACCGGCTGCACCCCGACCGACGGCCTGCCGATCGACGCCGTGCCGTTCCTCCCGGCCGTCGAGCTCGGCGCCGCGCTGGCTGCCGCCGACATCGTCGTGAGCCATGCCGGCACCGGTTCGGCGCTGGCCGCCCTGGCCGCGGGCCGCTTCCCGGTACTCGCCACCCGCCGCGCCGCACTCGGCGAGGCCGGTGACGACCACCAGGGCGAGCTGGCCGACGAGCTGGTCCGCCGCGGTCTGGCGGCGCGCTGCGAACCGGAGACCCTCACCGCCGCGGACCTCGTGGCGTCCATGGACACCGTCGTGCGCAGCGCCCACCCGCCCGCCTTCGAGCTGGCGTCGTGA
- a CDS encoding sugar transferase, producing the protein MRRADWDRAVRRTVDIAVSGLALVVLAPLLLMLAVSIRIDTPGPALFRQPRVGAGRRPFTFYKFRSMRVGGDDARLRELIAAEIRGEDTSAGGSWKIDADPRITRVGRLLRRTSLDELPQMLNVLRGDMTLVGPRPCLDWEAEMFPPEFADRFSVRPGLTGLWQVNGRSTVGTLDMLRMDVDYVRRRRLSLDLRILAATIPSMIRGDGAR; encoded by the coding sequence GTGCGGCGCGCGGATTGGGACCGCGCGGTCCGCAGAACCGTCGACATCGCCGTCTCGGGGCTGGCCCTGGTGGTCCTCGCCCCGCTGCTGCTGATGCTGGCCGTGTCGATCCGGATCGACACTCCCGGCCCCGCGCTGTTCCGCCAGCCGCGGGTCGGCGCCGGGCGCAGGCCGTTCACCTTCTACAAGTTCCGGTCGATGCGCGTCGGTGGCGACGACGCGAGGCTGCGCGAGCTCATTGCGGCCGAGATCCGCGGTGAGGACACCTCGGCGGGCGGCAGCTGGAAGATCGACGCCGATCCGCGGATCACCCGGGTCGGGCGGCTGCTCCGCCGGACCAGCCTCGACGAGCTCCCGCAGATGCTGAACGTGTTGCGCGGCGACATGACCCTGGTCGGCCCCCGTCCGTGCCTGGACTGGGAGGCCGAGATGTTCCCTCCCGAGTTCGCCGACCGGTTCAGCGTGCGGCCGGGCCTCACCGGCCTGTGGCAGGTGAACGGCCGGAGCACGGTCGGGACGCTCGACATGCTCCGGATGGACGTCGACTACGTGCGCCGCAGACGGCTGTCGCTCGACCTGCGGATCCTGGCAGCGACCATCCCCTCGATGATCCGCGGAGACGGTGCCCGATGA